A region of the Candidatus Binataceae bacterium genome:
AGAGGTCACGCCGGTGCGCGAGCTCGATGATCGGCAAATCGGCGAGGGTAAGCCCGGCCCGGTCACGCGCAAGGTGATGGAGATCTTCGGGGCCGCGCTCCATGGCCGCGACGCGCGCTACAGCTCCTGGCTCTATCACGTTTGAATGGCGTCGATAGCGATTGGCGCCGCGAGCGGTCGCAATCACCTGCGCCAAGGCTCCGGGAGCTTACCGGTTCTGATGAAGCGCAGATAGTCGGCAAGGATTTCCGCGTGATCGAAGGCCAACGGCGCGGGCGGCGCCGCAGGTGAAAACAGCCGCGCCGACTTCGCGTCGTCGGCGCCGCGAGGCTCGCCCTTACCCCGCCCGATATAGACGACGGTAATCGTCTGGCCGCGCGGATCACGATCGGGCCGCGAATAGACTCCGAGCAGCGCCCGCAATTCCACTTCGAGTGAAATCTCCTCGCGCGCTTCGCGGATCGCGGCGGCCTCGACGGTCTCGCCGAATTCGACAAAACCGCCGGGGAAGGCCCAGCCGTGCGGGATATTCTTGCGCTCGATAAACACGATCGTGTCGCCGACTTCGGCGATCACGTCGGCGGCAATCGGGGGACAAACCGGCTTGGGCATGGCTCCAACGTAACACGCCGCGTTGAACCGACGCAGCAATCAGTTGAGAATTACCGGTACTTGGCGGTTAATCACACCAAGGAACAGAGGCGATAGGCGATGATCAAATTCGGCTATGTCATGGGCTTTCGCAATCCGCGCGGGCTCTCGAAGCTCAGCGACGCCGATTTCTACTCGGCCATGTTCGAGCAGATTGAATACCTCGATCGCGCCGGCTTCGAGACCATCTGGACCACCGAGCATCACTTTGTCGAGGACGGCTACCTCTCGTCGGTGATGCCGATGATGGCCGCGATGGCGGCGCGCACCAAACGGGTCAAGGTCGGCAGCTTCGTTCTGCTCGGACCATTTTATCATCCGCTGCGGCTGGCCGAGGACGCCGCGCTGATCGACGTCATCTCGAACGGCCGCCTGCGGTTGGGAATCGGCGTCGGCTATCGTCTTGAAGAGTTCGAAATTCTGCAGGTGCCGATCAAAGAGCGGCTCGGCCGGACGCTCGAAGGAATCGAGATCATGAAGCGGGCCTGGACCGGCGAGCGCTTCAGCTTTGCCGGCAAGTACTTCAATTTCAAAAATGCGCTGGTCCGTCCGAAACCGGTGAGCCTGAAGGGTCCCGAACTCTTGTGGGGCGGGATGGCGCCAAAATCGATCAAACGCAGCGCACAGATGGACTTGGGCTTCGCCTGCAATCTCGGCGCCGCGGAAATCAACCAATATCACGATGCCCTGCGCGAGCTCGGCAAGGATCCGCGCGGCTACAGTGTGATCAACACCCGCCAGGTCTATGTTGCGGACAGCGAGGATCAAGCCTGGGCGGAGATCGAGCCCGGCCTGATGTACCAGATGAAGCTCTACGGGGAGTGGCTGAGCGCCGGCGGGATCGCGGGTTCGAGCGTCTATCGCCCGGACGCCGAGGCGCTGCGGAAGAGCTCGATTCTTGGCCCGCCACATCGAGTTATCGGCCAGCTAAAAGAACTGGTCGCGCACGTACCCATGACTGAACTCGCGATCATGATCCAGCAACCGGGACTCGACCCGAAACTGGCGATGCGCTCGCTCCAGCGCTTCAGCACCGAGGTCCTGCCGGTCCTGAACCAGCAATGAAATCCCGGCCCGCGAGCCGCCCTCAAAGCAAATCGTTATTCAAAGGTTACCTGTAGTTATGAAAGTTGCGCGATTGTATGATTTTGGCGATATCCGGGTTGAAGAGAGCGCGCGGCCCGAGGTTGGCAGCGACGACCTTCTCGTGCGTGCGCGCGCCTGCGGCATCTGCTCTGGCGACATCATGCCCTGGTACATCCGGCGCAAAGCGCCGCTGGTGCTGGGCCACGAACCGGTCGGCGTGGTCGAGGAGACGGGCGCGGCGGTGCGCGGTTTCAGCCGCGGGGATCGCGTTTTCGTGCATCATCATGCGCCCTGCTTCAACTGCACATCATGCCGACGCGGCGAATATGTGCAATGCCCCACCTGGCGCGCGACCAAGCTGACGCCGGGCGGGATGGCCGAATATTTCATCGTCGCCACGGCCAATCAGCGCGACACTTTCAAGCTCCCCGATGCGATCGATGATCTGAACGGCGTTCTGATCGAGCCGGCCGCGTGCGTGGTCAAGTCGCTGCGGCGCTCGGGGCTGCGCGCGGGCGAATCGATCCTGGTGATCGGGTTAGGGATCATGGGCATGATGCACGTGCGGATCGCACGCCATCTGGGCGCGGGTCTGATTATCGGGGCCGATCTTTTCGAGACGCGGGCGCGGCGCGCCCAGGAACTCGGCGCCGACCGCGGAATCGTCGTCAGCGGCAACAACCTGGCCGAGCAGGTCAGCGAGATCACCAGCGGCGCGATGGCCGATGTCGTCATCGTGGGTCCGGGAACGTCTGCGGCAATCGCCTCAGCGATCGCCGTGGCGGGTAAAGGGGCAACGGTCGTGCAGTTCACCGCGACGCCGCCGGAAGACGAATTAACCGTACGTCCGCACGATCTCTACTTCAACGAGACCCGGCTGGTTCCGAGCTATTCGTGCGGTCCCGACGATACCCGCGAAGCTCTGGCCCTGATCGAGCGCGGGGTGATCAGCGCGCGGGAATTGGTCACTCATCAGTTCCCGCTGCAGGCCGCGCCGGAGGCCTTCGCGCAGGCGCAGAAGCCCGAATCACTCAAGGTCGTGGTGACCTTTCCGTGACCGCGCAGCTCAGACGACGCAGTGCATCCGGCCAGCCGCGCCGAATGGCCGCATGATTGATGAGAGGACGTTCACACGAGGCGAACGCCCTCTCATTTCAAAACGGAACTAGCTGTTAGAAAAGCCCGATCAGGACGCTGATGGAGCCGGAGCCGGCGCGCTGCTATCGGCCGGGGCCGGAGCTGCTGCTGCACCACTATCGGCCGGGCTCGAGCTTGCTGCCGGAGCGGCCATGTGATGCATGTGATGGTGCATATGGTGCACCCAATGATGGTGATGCGTGCCGCCCATCGAAGTCTTCTCCGCGATGGCCTCAGCGCGATCCGCCGCCGCCTTCGCATCCGCCGCCGCCGAATCAGTCTTGGCTGCAGCCGCCTGCGCTGAATCCGCCGCCTGCTTGGCGTCGGCCGCGGCCTTGTCTGCGCGCGAAGCCGATTGATCGGCCTGAGTGGCCGCGTTGGTCGCCTTCGTGACGGCGTCGCTTGTGCAACCGGCCGTCAGCGACAGCGCGAGCACCGCGCCCGCGAGCCCAAGCAGTTTAGAGAATTTCACGACTGATCCTTCCATCCTTTTCCTCCTTAAATCCGTTCAGCGACAGGCTACACAACAGCGCCGCGCTTCTCTTCAATTGTTCCGCACCCATACTCGCCGTAGCGAAAGGCAGCATACAGTATCAGATGCACCTATCGCAATCCGATTCACCTATACCTACATGACCGCTTTGTGGTTCCGGATCTTTTCGGGACTAAAAATCGTCGCCGCCCATTCCCATATCGTCCATGCCACCCATGCCTCCCATGCCTCCCATACCACCCATGCCTCCCATACCGCCCATGCCACCCATACCGCCCATACCACCCATACCGCCCATG
Encoded here:
- a CDS encoding NUDIX hydrolase produces the protein MPKPVCPPIAADVIAEVGDTIVFIERKNIPHGWAFPGGFVEFGETVEAAAIREAREEISLEVELRALLGVYSRPDRDPRGQTITVVYIGRGKGEPRGADDAKSARLFSPAAPPAPLAFDHAEILADYLRFIRTGKLPEPWRR
- a CDS encoding LLM class flavin-dependent oxidoreductase, which codes for MIKFGYVMGFRNPRGLSKLSDADFYSAMFEQIEYLDRAGFETIWTTEHHFVEDGYLSSVMPMMAAMAARTKRVKVGSFVLLGPFYHPLRLAEDAALIDVISNGRLRLGIGVGYRLEEFEILQVPIKERLGRTLEGIEIMKRAWTGERFSFAGKYFNFKNALVRPKPVSLKGPELLWGGMAPKSIKRSAQMDLGFACNLGAAEINQYHDALRELGKDPRGYSVINTRQVYVADSEDQAWAEIEPGLMYQMKLYGEWLSAGGIAGSSVYRPDAEALRKSSILGPPHRVIGQLKELVAHVPMTELAIMIQQPGLDPKLAMRSLQRFSTEVLPVLNQQ
- a CDS encoding alcohol dehydrogenase catalytic domain-containing protein, coding for MKVARLYDFGDIRVEESARPEVGSDDLLVRARACGICSGDIMPWYIRRKAPLVLGHEPVGVVEETGAAVRGFSRGDRVFVHHHAPCFNCTSCRRGEYVQCPTWRATKLTPGGMAEYFIVATANQRDTFKLPDAIDDLNGVLIEPAACVVKSLRRSGLRAGESILVIGLGIMGMMHVRIARHLGAGLIIGADLFETRARRAQELGADRGIVVSGNNLAEQVSEITSGAMADVVIVGPGTSAAIASAIAVAGKGATVVQFTATPPEDELTVRPHDLYFNETRLVPSYSCGPDDTREALALIERGVISARELVTHQFPLQAAPEAFAQAQKPESLKVVVTFP